The following proteins are co-located in the Mycolicibacterium goodii genome:
- a CDS encoding maleate cis-trans isomerase: MVTVGLLYPGHSAEDDFPALEARVGGAVRLPVVITSVGEDAHRVDALLDLGRAERLADGAAQLAAERPDAVMWACTSGSFVFGPEGAAEQVAGVAAAAGVPASSTSIAFVDAAKHLGIRRVAVAASYPEDVAQHFVGFLRAGGIEVVAMGSHGIITAAEVGTLAREDVIAMVKAADHPDADAVLVPDTAMHTLAIIADLEAAVGKPVLTANQVTIWKGMELLGPVPVLPGLGALFEGGPR; the protein is encoded by the coding sequence ATGGTGACAGTCGGCCTCCTCTACCCCGGCCACAGCGCCGAAGACGACTTTCCGGCACTGGAGGCCCGCGTAGGCGGGGCGGTCCGACTGCCCGTGGTCATCACCTCGGTCGGCGAGGATGCGCACCGGGTCGACGCCCTGCTCGATCTCGGGCGCGCCGAGCGTCTCGCCGACGGGGCCGCGCAACTCGCGGCCGAGAGACCCGACGCGGTGATGTGGGCGTGCACATCGGGCAGTTTCGTGTTCGGCCCGGAAGGTGCGGCCGAGCAGGTGGCCGGTGTCGCCGCGGCGGCAGGCGTCCCGGCGTCGTCCACCTCGATCGCGTTCGTCGACGCGGCCAAACATCTCGGCATCCGGCGGGTCGCCGTGGCCGCGTCCTATCCGGAGGATGTCGCACAGCACTTCGTCGGCTTCCTGCGGGCGGGCGGTATCGAGGTCGTGGCGATGGGCAGCCACGGGATCATCACGGCCGCCGAGGTCGGCACGCTTGCGCGCGAGGATGTGATCGCCATGGTCAAGGCCGCCGACCACCCCGACGCCGACGCCGTACTGGTCCCGGATACCGCGATGCACACGCTGGCCATCATCGCCGATCTGGAGGCGGCCGTCGGCAAGCCCGTGCTGACCGCCAACCAGGTGACCATCTGGAAGGGCATGGAGCTGCTGGGACCGGTGCCCGTACTGCCCGGACTCGGTGCGCTGTTCGAAGGGGGCCCGCGGTGA
- a CDS encoding GntR family transcriptional regulator — translation MTSYLEPLAQQSTPSLIADKLRQAIGAREFKPGQQLSEAALAQKLGVSRGPLREGMQRLTQEGLLVSIRHRGLFVIEMTPDEVRDMYLAREAIERAAAARILKGDHVAAGDALLEIVEQMTKATTPADNSELDINFHVRLVELSGSPRLGRMHQTFITETKMCIHALDESYSVSDFRSEEHRAIAAAIKAGDCELTDKLLIAHMDDALNRLIPPDDAQDGQVTNG, via the coding sequence GTGACGAGCTACCTCGAGCCGCTGGCCCAGCAGTCGACGCCGAGCCTGATCGCCGACAAGCTGCGTCAGGCGATCGGTGCCCGCGAGTTCAAGCCCGGCCAGCAGCTCAGCGAGGCCGCGCTGGCACAGAAACTCGGGGTCAGCCGAGGGCCGCTGCGCGAAGGCATGCAGCGGCTCACCCAGGAGGGTCTGCTGGTGTCGATCCGTCACCGCGGCCTGTTCGTCATCGAGATGACCCCCGACGAGGTCAGGGACATGTACCTGGCCCGTGAGGCCATCGAGCGCGCGGCGGCCGCCAGGATCCTCAAGGGCGATCACGTCGCGGCGGGTGATGCGCTGCTGGAGATCGTCGAGCAGATGACCAAGGCGACGACCCCGGCCGACAACAGCGAGTTGGACATCAATTTCCATGTGCGCCTTGTCGAACTGTCCGGAAGCCCCCGCCTGGGGCGGATGCATCAGACCTTCATCACCGAGACCAAGATGTGCATCCACGCACTCGACGAGTCGTACTCCGTCTCGGACTTCCGCAGCGAGGAGCACCGCGCCATCGCGGCCGCGATCAAGGCCGGTGACTGCGAGCTCACCGACAAACTGTTGATCGCGCACATGGACGATGCCCTCAACCGGCTGATCCCGCCGGACGACGCCCAGGACGGTCAGGTCACCAACGGGTGA
- a CDS encoding NAD-dependent succinate-semialdehyde dehydrogenase, whose translation MSEQENRVVSAVEKRLFIDGKWVDATNGATFDVVDPATGEVLCAVADAAPADGRAALDAAVAAQAEFAATAPRERADMLTGAFELLHERIDDLALLMTLEMGKPLAEARGEITYAAEFFRHFAAEAVRIDGGYQTAPAGGARFLIARQPVGPCLLITPWNFPMAMGTRKLGPAIAAGCTSVIKPAHQTPLSMLALMDILAEVGVPAGAVNCITAMNAGEVVEPLIRSGLARKLSFTGSTRVGRLLLEQCAEKILRTSLELGGNAPLIVFEDADLDEAVEGAMLAKMRNMGEACTAANRVFVHSSVIDEFGRRLAARMAQMPVGRGTEDGVQVGPLIDEAALQKVTDLVDDAVKRGATVLTGGTAPAGPGFFYPPTVLTGVPRDAEMANQEIFGPVAPLTPFDTEEEAVAAANDTEYGLVSYVFTNDLRRALRVAEALETGMVGLNQGIVSNPAAPFGGIKQSGLGREGGAVGIDEFLETKYVGIKM comes from the coding sequence ATGAGCGAGCAGGAGAACCGCGTGGTGAGCGCCGTCGAGAAGCGGCTCTTCATCGACGGCAAGTGGGTGGACGCGACAAACGGCGCCACCTTCGACGTCGTCGACCCGGCGACCGGCGAGGTGCTGTGCGCCGTCGCCGACGCCGCACCGGCCGACGGACGCGCGGCACTCGACGCGGCCGTGGCCGCGCAGGCCGAATTCGCCGCCACCGCGCCGCGCGAGCGCGCCGACATGCTCACCGGGGCGTTCGAACTGCTGCATGAGCGCATCGACGACCTGGCGCTGCTGATGACGCTGGAGATGGGCAAACCGCTGGCCGAGGCGCGCGGCGAGATCACCTACGCCGCAGAGTTCTTCCGGCACTTCGCCGCCGAGGCCGTCCGTATCGACGGGGGCTATCAGACCGCCCCGGCCGGCGGGGCGCGCTTCTTGATCGCGCGGCAACCGGTCGGACCCTGCCTGCTCATCACGCCGTGGAACTTCCCGATGGCGATGGGCACCCGCAAGCTCGGCCCCGCCATCGCGGCCGGGTGCACGAGCGTCATCAAACCGGCCCATCAGACGCCGCTTTCGATGCTCGCCCTGATGGACATCCTGGCCGAGGTCGGGGTGCCCGCGGGGGCCGTCAACTGCATCACCGCGATGAACGCCGGCGAGGTGGTGGAACCGCTCATCCGGTCCGGTCTGGCGCGCAAGCTGTCGTTCACCGGGTCGACCCGCGTCGGCCGTCTGCTGCTGGAGCAGTGTGCCGAGAAGATCCTGCGGACCTCGCTCGAACTCGGCGGCAACGCACCGTTGATCGTGTTCGAGGACGCCGATCTCGACGAGGCGGTCGAGGGCGCAATGCTCGCCAAGATGCGCAACATGGGGGAGGCGTGCACCGCGGCCAACCGAGTGTTCGTGCACTCGTCGGTGATCGACGAATTCGGCAGGCGCCTCGCCGCCCGCATGGCGCAGATGCCGGTCGGTCGCGGCACCGAGGACGGAGTCCAGGTGGGTCCACTGATCGACGAGGCCGCGCTGCAGAAGGTCACCGATCTGGTCGATGACGCGGTCAAGCGCGGCGCCACCGTGCTCACGGGCGGGACGGCGCCCGCAGGCCCGGGTTTCTTCTACCCGCCGACGGTGCTCACCGGTGTCCCGCGCGACGCCGAGATGGCCAATCAGGAGATCTTCGGGCCGGTCGCCCCGCTGACCCCGTTCGACACCGAGGAAGAGGCCGTGGCCGCCGCCAACGACACCGAATACGGGCTCGTATCTTACGTTTTCACCAACGACCTGCGCCGCGCCCTGCGGGTCGCCGAGGCGCTCGAAACCGGCATGGTCGGGCTCAACCAGGGCATCGTCTCCAACCCCGCCGCGCCGTTCGGTGGCATCAAGCAGTCCGGTCTCGGCCGGGAGGGCGGCGCGGTCGGTATCGACGAGTTCCTGGAGACCAAGTACGTCGGGATCAAGATGTGA